The window CATCTATATTAAAGCTTTTTAAAACAAATTCAGTTTCCTTACTAATGTTTCCTAATCTACAAGCTTGAGCAGATTCTCCTTTTAATTCTTTTAATCTAGCTAATGAGATAGCTGAGCAGATTGAATCTGTATCTGGATTTCTGTGTCCAAAAATTAAAATTGGTTCCATGTAAAATACTCTCCTTTTTCTTTATAAGTCTATTTGTTATTTTATCATTTTTTTGAAAATAGAACAACAAAATCTTTACTTTTCTTATAAAAAAACATAAATATTAAATAGAGTGTAGTAGAATCTGGAAAATATACTGTTATTGTGATAAAATATATTAAAAGTTTTTTGAAAATTCAAAAGAGGTGAAGTTATGAAATTAGTGGATACACATTGTCATTTAGACAATGAAAAATTCGATGAAGATAGATTAGAAGTAATAGAAAGAATAAAAGAAAATTTAGAGTTTTGTGTAAATATAGGATATGACTTAGCTAGTTCTAAAAAAAGCTTAGAGTTAGCCAAAGAATATGATTTTATATATGCTGTAATAGGAGTTCATCCAATTGATATAGCTGAGTATAGTGAAGAGGTTGAAAAAGAACTTGAACTCCTAGGAAAAAATCCAAAGGTTGTAGCCATTGGTGAGATAGGATTAGATTATCATTGGATGACAGAACCTAAAGAGGTTCAACAAGAGAGATTCAAAAAACAACTAGAGCTTGCAGAAAGATTAAATAAACCAGTTGTTATTCATACAAGAGATGCTATGGAAGATACTGTTAACATTTTAAAAGAGTATCCAAATATAACTGGAGTTATTCACTGTTATCCAGGGTCTTTAGAAACAGCAAAGCAATTGGTTGATAGATTTTACTTAGGAATTGGTGGAACTTTAACTTTTAAAAATAGCAAAAAAGCAGTTGAAGTTGTAAAAGATATTCCTTTAGATAGGATAGTTATTGAAACTGATTGTCCATATTTAACTCCAGAACCTTTCAGAGGAAAAAGAAATGAACCTATTTACGTTGAATATGTAGCAAAGAAAATAGCTGAAATAAAAGAGATTAGTGTTGAAGATGTTACAAAAATAACTACAGAAAACGCTAAGAAGCTATATAGAATAGGTTAGAATATGGCTATGAAATTTATAGGAATAGGAAATGATATTGTAGAAATAGAAAGAATATCAAAAGCTATTGGAAAAAATGGTTTTAAAGAGAGAGTCTTTACATCAAAGGAGATAGCCCAAATACAGGAAAAAGGAGATAAAGCAGAAAGTTATGCAGGAAGATTTTCGGCTAAAGAAGCTATATCTAAAGCTTTAGGAACTGGAGTAAGAGGATTTAATCTTGTAGATATAGAGATTTTAAATAACTCTTTAGGAAAACCTGAGGTAATTTTAAAAGGTAATTTAGAAAATAAAAATGATAGATTTATAGTGGATATATCAATATCTCATTGTAAAGAGTATGCAACAGCTGTTGCGATAATAATGGAAAGAGAGGTAAAATGAAAGAGTTTTATCAAGAATTAGATAATTATATAGAAAATTTAGAAGATAAAAAAAATGATTATAAGGTTTTATCTTTTGTTGTAGATGAGTTAGGATATTTACCAGATGAAGTTTTGAATTATATAGCTAAAAAAATGGATATTTTTCCATTTTCATTAGAAAGTACAATAAAATTTTATCCTAAGTTACAAAAGGCAAGAACTAAAAACTATGTTCAAATTTGTACAGGAAGAAATTGTATTCAACCTGGTTTAAAAGAGAAACTAGCAGAATTAAAATCAGAAGTTGAT of the Cetobacterium sp. NK01 genome contains:
- a CDS encoding TatD family hydrolase; amino-acid sequence: MKLVDTHCHLDNEKFDEDRLEVIERIKENLEFCVNIGYDLASSKKSLELAKEYDFIYAVIGVHPIDIAEYSEEVEKELELLGKNPKVVAIGEIGLDYHWMTEPKEVQQERFKKQLELAERLNKPVVIHTRDAMEDTVNILKEYPNITGVIHCYPGSLETAKQLVDRFYLGIGGTLTFKNSKKAVEVVKDIPLDRIVIETDCPYLTPEPFRGKRNEPIYVEYVAKKIAEIKEISVEDVTKITTENAKKLYRIG
- the acpS gene encoding holo-ACP synthase, giving the protein MKFIGIGNDIVEIERISKAIGKNGFKERVFTSKEIAQIQEKGDKAESYAGRFSAKEAISKALGTGVRGFNLVDIEILNNSLGKPEVILKGNLENKNDRFIVDISISHCKEYATAVAIIMEREVK
- a CDS encoding NAD(P)H-dependent oxidoreductase subunit E — encoded protein: MKEFYQELDNYIENLEDKKNDYKVLSFVVDELGYLPDEVLNYIAKKMDIFPFSLESTIKFYPKLQKARTKNYVQICTGRNCIQPGLKEKLAELKSEVDFPIEERHCLGRCGKGSALKINEEYYSYKTLEELEKLLLNLK